A genomic stretch from Vibrio neptunius includes:
- a CDS encoding PilN domain-containing protein: MQLDINLIPWREHQRQRKIRYFVFSCGSIVAITVLMVVAVELYLQSQVSVQQSRIEQLNEWNDKLDHKVNQVNAVEKAVVVLRADIVDLKTLHAKRYLPLQLVGLLSELLPETVYLDQIEMLGRQVSLTGIAATTEQVDLLLANLQNSPLVSELRVQSLVNGVERFATVYQSFSMTFKLVEGHLG, encoded by the coding sequence ATGCAGCTTGATATCAACTTGATACCTTGGCGCGAACATCAACGCCAGCGGAAAATCCGCTATTTTGTTTTTTCTTGCGGTTCAATTGTGGCGATAACTGTGTTGATGGTTGTTGCTGTTGAATTATATCTGCAGTCACAAGTTAGTGTTCAGCAATCGCGTATTGAGCAGCTTAATGAATGGAACGATAAGTTAGATCATAAAGTCAACCAAGTGAACGCTGTTGAGAAAGCAGTGGTGGTGCTACGAGCAGACATCGTTGATCTGAAAACGCTGCATGCCAAGCGTTACTTGCCATTGCAGTTGGTTGGCTTACTTTCAGAGTTGTTACCGGAAACTGTATATCTCGACCAAATTGAGATGCTAGGCAGGCAAGTGAGTTTGACCGGTATTGCCGCTACCACCGAGCAAGTCGATCTGCTTCTTGCTAACTTGCAAAATTCACCTCTGGTGAGTGAGCTTAGGGTGCAGTCGTTGGTGAATGGCGTAGAACGCTTTGCGACTGTTTATCAGTCGTTTTCTATGACCTTCAAGTTGGTCGAAGGTCACCTTGGTTGA
- the pilO gene encoding type 4a pilus biogenesis protein PilO translates to MRDIDLDSLASLPKAKQCGLFCVSMLILLAFGYVTVWRPTLSSLSFLLAKEQQLQTILDQKQQRVLLLASHQTELEQLAEVRVQIKEQMVQTASITDVLSLLNRMAQQHSLLMERVVQSNSQSTGSFLQSSLQFELLGQYQQIASFFHAVATLPDFLYFDELHWRRAEIDSTTLILTGEAYLLQSLDEVDSAN, encoded by the coding sequence ATGCGCGATATTGATTTAGACTCTCTAGCTAGTTTGCCAAAAGCAAAGCAATGTGGATTGTTTTGCGTTTCTATGCTGATTTTATTGGCATTCGGCTATGTCACTGTGTGGAGACCGACGTTGTCAAGCCTGAGCTTTTTGCTAGCAAAAGAGCAGCAACTGCAAACCATTCTAGATCAAAAACAGCAAAGAGTTTTATTGCTCGCATCGCACCAGACGGAACTTGAGCAACTAGCAGAAGTGAGGGTGCAGATAAAGGAACAAATGGTACAGACTGCCAGTATCACGGACGTGTTGAGCCTTCTAAATCGAATGGCTCAACAGCATTCGCTGTTAATGGAGCGTGTTGTTCAGAGTAATAGCCAATCCACAGGCTCTTTTTTGCAATCATCGCTACAGTTTGAGCTTTTAGGCCAATATCAGCAGATTGCTTCCTTCTTTCACGCAGTGGCGACATTGCCTGACTTTCTATATTTCGATGAGTTGCACTGGCGCCGAGCCGAAATCGACAGTACGACATTGATTTTGACAGGTGAGGCGTACCTCTTGCAGTCTCTGGATGAGGTCGACAGTGCGAACTAG
- a CDS encoding pilus assembly protein PilP codes for MRTRPLVFLLIALSGCKANQHPLVVSEVKQSSVASSKKPGPHLFSIPQNASLSMSRDPFSLLAISKALGGNSSQCDERTGIVADKQSTAHPQFRLAGIMTIRGEHAALIELPNGSLITKTRGQSVANNRLITDISADALELRESVLDGVGCVVYRNIKLVIN; via the coding sequence GTGCGAACTAGACCATTGGTGTTTCTGCTTATCGCTTTGAGCGGTTGTAAAGCCAATCAGCATCCTCTGGTCGTATCAGAGGTGAAGCAATCATCTGTGGCATCCTCAAAAAAGCCTGGTCCACATCTTTTCTCTATTCCGCAAAATGCCAGCTTATCAATGAGTCGAGACCCTTTTTCGTTACTCGCTATTTCAAAGGCCTTGGGTGGTAACTCTTCACAGTGTGACGAAAGGACAGGCATTGTGGCTGACAAGCAGTCAACAGCCCACCCTCAATTTCGTTTAGCAGGAATCATGACGATACGAGGAGAACATGCCGCACTGATTGAACTACCAAACGGTTCACTAATCACCAAGACGAGAGGTCAGTCTGTTGCCAATAACAGATTGATTACGGACATTAGTGCAGATGCGTTGGAACTTCGTGAGTCTGTGCTGGATGGCGTTGGATGTGTTGTTTACAGAAACATCAAGCTGGTGATCAATTAG
- a CDS encoding type IV pilus secretin PilQ family protein — protein sequence MKRYCLVTFGFVLLSTCVDARIASSERSEELPQSETLSVNFQDISVRRVLQQIADYNDFNLVVSDAVTGNMTLRLKNVPWSQLLDIILHVEGLEKHIKGNVLIVAPAAEIAQLQQQEHEQDAMLSELLPLNSEMVPLRFAKAADIAAILGKQAETSMLSERGSMSIDYRTNSLLIRDVVSNIQAIKSIIEELDVPVKQVQIEARIVSFNEGDLQELGVLWGGGNRSVEEIREGNLVGLQLYGDSGVSLDDLLRTNINNTSLSTTAFQVAKLGSETLLDLELSALQRESRAEVISSPRLITTNKQPAYIEQGTDIPYLEASSSGATSVSFKKAVLSLKVTPHITVDNRLILDLNVTQDRPGEVVKTGTGEAVAIDRQRIGTQVLVNNGETIVLGGIYQHSMTDTVDQVPVLGDIPVLGALFRRNYQKMRKSELLIFVTPKVVVPESINR from the coding sequence ATGAAGAGATATTGTCTAGTGACTTTCGGTTTCGTCTTGCTCTCTACGTGTGTAGATGCTCGCATTGCCTCGTCAGAGCGTTCTGAAGAACTGCCTCAGTCAGAGACGCTATCTGTTAACTTTCAGGATATTTCTGTTCGCCGGGTCCTGCAGCAAATTGCGGACTACAATGACTTCAATTTAGTGGTTTCTGATGCTGTGACGGGCAACATGACACTGAGGTTGAAGAATGTCCCCTGGTCTCAGTTGCTGGATATTATTCTGCATGTGGAAGGCCTTGAAAAGCATATAAAGGGTAATGTGCTTATTGTGGCACCAGCGGCTGAAATCGCTCAGCTTCAGCAGCAGGAGCATGAGCAGGATGCAATGCTGTCGGAACTCTTACCTTTGAACTCAGAAATGGTCCCACTGCGTTTTGCCAAAGCAGCCGATATTGCGGCGATACTCGGTAAACAGGCGGAAACCAGCATGCTCTCTGAGCGTGGTTCTATGTCAATTGATTACAGAACGAATAGCCTCCTGATTCGCGATGTTGTGAGCAATATTCAGGCGATAAAGTCGATCATTGAGGAATTAGATGTACCGGTGAAACAAGTGCAAATTGAAGCTCGAATTGTCAGCTTCAATGAAGGAGACTTACAGGAGTTAGGAGTGCTTTGGGGAGGTGGTAATCGCTCTGTTGAAGAGATAAGAGAAGGCAATCTTGTTGGCCTACAGTTGTATGGGGATAGCGGAGTATCATTGGATGATTTGCTACGCACGAATATTAATAACACTTCGCTATCGACTACGGCTTTTCAAGTGGCAAAACTGGGCAGTGAAACGCTTTTAGATCTTGAATTGTCAGCACTGCAAAGAGAATCGAGAGCTGAGGTTATATCTAGTCCACGCTTGATCACGACCAATAAGCAGCCTGCTTATATTGAGCAGGGAACGGACATCCCTTATTTAGAGGCTTCTTCAAGTGGCGCAACCAGTGTCAGTTTTAAAAAAGCAGTCTTGAGCTTGAAAGTGACGCCACATATCACGGTCGATAATCGCCTAATCTTAGATCTCAATGTTACACAAGATAGGCCAGGAGAAGTGGTGAAAACAGGCACGGGAGAAGCCGTAGCGATAGATAGACAACGGATAGGAACTCAAGTATTGGTCAATAACGGTGAAACGATTGTTCTCGGGGGAATTTATCAGCACAGCATGACAGATACTGTCGATCAGGTTCCCGTTTTAGGTGATATTCCTGTATTGGGTGCACTTTTTCGACGAAATTATCAGAAAATGCGCAAAAGTGAGTTGCTGATTTTTGTCACGCCAAAAGTGGTGGTTCCTGAATCAATCAACAGATAG
- the aroK gene encoding shikimate kinase AroK: MAEKRNIFLVGPMGAGKSTIGRHLAQQLHMEFVDSDTVIEERTGADIAWVFDVEGEEGFRVREEKVINDLTEEQGIVLATGGGSIKSRENRNRLSARGIVVYLETTIEKQLARTNRDKKRPLLQTDDPRNVLESLAGERNPLYEEIADYTVRTDDQSAKVVANQIVKMLEER; this comes from the coding sequence ATGGCTGAAAAACGCAATATTTTTCTTGTTGGCCCAATGGGAGCCGGCAAAAGTACAATTGGTAGACACCTGGCTCAACAACTTCATATGGAGTTTGTTGATTCGGATACAGTGATCGAAGAACGCACTGGCGCGGATATCGCGTGGGTATTTGATGTAGAAGGCGAAGAAGGTTTTCGTGTCCGTGAAGAAAAGGTGATCAACGACCTAACAGAAGAGCAAGGTATTGTTCTGGCGACAGGTGGTGGCTCTATCAAGAGTAGAGAAAACCGTAATCGTCTCTCTGCACGCGGTATCGTTGTTTATCTTGAAACCACAATCGAAAAGCAACTAGCACGCACCAATCGTGACAAGAAACGCCCTCTACTTCAGACGGACGATCCTCGTAACGTGCTGGAATCACTGGCAGGTGAACGCAACCCTCTTTACGAAGAAATTGCGGATTACACAGTGCGTACTGACGATCAAAGTGCAAAAGTGGTAGCCAACCAGATCGTAAAAATGCTAGAAGAACGTTAA
- the aroB gene encoding 3-dehydroquinate synthase, translating into MERITVSLGERSYPISIGAGLFNDPAHLSFLSAKQKVVVITNVTVAPLYADKILSLLEQVGCEASLLELPDGEQYKSLDTFNTVMSYLLEGNFARDVVVIALGGGVIGDLVGFSAACYQRGVDFVQVPTTLLSQVDSSVGGKTAVNHMLGKNMIGAFYQPKSVIIDTDCLATLPQREFAAGMAEVIKYGIIYDSDFFVWLEDNLNSLYELDEQALTYAIARCCQIKAEVVAQDEKESGIRALLNLGHTFGHAIEAELGYGKWLHGEAVSSGTVMAAKTAQLQGLITDQQVERILSILKRAQLPVHTPDMMTFDDFMKHMMRDKKVLSGELRLVLPTSIGSAEVVKGVPESVIKQAIDFCRDI; encoded by the coding sequence ATGGAAAGGATTACGGTCAGTTTAGGTGAACGTAGCTATCCAATCTCAATTGGTGCCGGATTATTTAATGATCCGGCCCACCTTTCATTTTTATCAGCAAAACAAAAAGTTGTCGTGATTACTAATGTCACTGTAGCGCCATTGTATGCAGATAAAATCTTATCTCTCCTTGAGCAAGTAGGCTGTGAAGCTTCCCTGCTTGAGCTCCCTGATGGCGAACAGTATAAGTCGCTTGATACTTTCAACACCGTGATGAGTTATCTTCTCGAAGGTAATTTTGCACGCGATGTTGTTGTCATTGCTCTCGGTGGTGGTGTTATTGGCGATTTGGTGGGCTTTTCTGCTGCGTGTTATCAGCGTGGTGTTGATTTTGTCCAAGTCCCAACGACGCTATTGTCTCAAGTGGATTCTTCGGTGGGTGGTAAAACGGCCGTGAACCACATGTTGGGCAAGAATATGATTGGTGCTTTCTATCAGCCTAAATCAGTGATCATTGATACTGATTGCCTAGCGACATTGCCCCAAAGAGAGTTTGCGGCCGGTATGGCTGAAGTCATCAAGTACGGTATTATCTACGATTCGGACTTTTTTGTTTGGCTAGAAGATAACCTTAACAGCCTGTACGAGCTTGATGAGCAGGCGCTGACCTATGCTATTGCGCGCTGCTGTCAAATCAAGGCAGAAGTAGTGGCTCAGGATGAAAAAGAGTCAGGTATTCGTGCATTACTGAACCTAGGTCATACATTTGGTCATGCGATTGAAGCTGAGTTAGGCTATGGTAAATGGCTGCATGGCGAAGCGGTTTCTTCTGGTACTGTAATGGCGGCCAAAACGGCTCAACTTCAGGGGCTTATCACCGATCAGCAAGTAGAAAGAATTCTCTCTATACTGAAGAGAGCACAATTGCCTGTGCATACACCAGATATGATGACTTTTGACGACTTCATGAAACATATGATGCGCGACAAAAAAGTGCTCTCTGGTGAACTGCGTTTAGTCTTACCAACCAGTATTGGTAGTGCAGAAGTAGTAAAGGGTGTGCCTGAGTCGGTCATCAAGCAAGCGATCGATTTTTGTCGCGATATCTAA
- a CDS encoding AAA family ATPase has translation MSLTHESRVLELDSQVELLERMQLLTNFGSNLVTVGGASGAGKSWLAQRYLEAWAPDKNQSLLMCHPNQDAQQRRTMILTQLFSEPMYNPSDPLTESFARQMQGEGCDVVIVIDDAHLLQESFVSELWMLVLEAQENPAWTINVVLFAQSNSLDVLLTRLSYGQEHKPIDLEIDTLSQDEADRFFEHLVIRFVEDEKEKRVRNAYRTVARRPGEIMALGDHKVEKRIIIRSIIGSPINVALLVVTLLVFIGGGYWWMMSQPSPDEQAQKMVDAIEQTVIPTLPEDSAAESTLADVQAEGDVMLSSAEDDSESLPPAVTEQTSSVGNSESDHQRVVITSEVVDALLDGKPEKADTTAINQVVESPSAEREKTATPSLVSIDSADQTESPAQPEKTIVQFSFTRDELKRFSPRSYTLQLAAVRSLEDVQVFLDKHRLADNVYIYPTVRNDVEWFIITYQNYPTIQVARDAVEALPDDLQQLDPWAKSLSQVHREIDRVK, from the coding sequence ATGAGTTTGACGCATGAATCCCGTGTGTTGGAGTTAGATTCTCAAGTGGAGTTGCTTGAACGTATGCAATTGCTGACTAACTTCGGTTCAAACTTAGTCACTGTTGGTGGAGCATCAGGAGCGGGTAAATCTTGGCTTGCTCAGCGCTACCTAGAAGCCTGGGCACCAGATAAAAACCAATCTCTCCTGATGTGTCATCCAAATCAGGACGCTCAACAACGCCGTACCATGATTCTAACTCAGCTCTTTTCTGAGCCGATGTATAATCCATCCGATCCATTAACGGAGAGTTTCGCTCGACAAATGCAAGGTGAGGGCTGTGATGTTGTCATTGTTATCGATGATGCGCACCTGTTGCAGGAGTCTTTCGTATCTGAATTATGGATGTTGGTTTTGGAGGCACAGGAAAACCCAGCATGGACAATCAATGTGGTGTTGTTTGCACAGTCGAATAGCCTCGACGTGTTACTGACTCGGCTCAGTTATGGGCAGGAACATAAGCCAATTGATCTAGAGATAGACACATTAAGCCAAGATGAAGCCGATCGATTCTTTGAGCATCTAGTGATTCGTTTTGTCGAAGATGAAAAAGAAAAACGCGTACGTAACGCATATCGAACTGTTGCCCGTCGACCGGGCGAGATTATGGCCTTAGGGGATCACAAAGTGGAAAAGAGGATTATTATCCGCTCAATCATTGGTTCACCAATCAACGTTGCCTTGCTAGTGGTGACACTGCTTGTATTTATTGGCGGTGGTTACTGGTGGATGATGAGTCAACCTTCTCCGGATGAGCAAGCGCAGAAAATGGTCGACGCAATTGAGCAGACCGTAATTCCCACTTTACCTGAAGATTCCGCAGCGGAAAGTACGTTGGCTGATGTTCAAGCGGAAGGCGATGTTATGCTTTCTTCAGCAGAAGATGACTCGGAATCTCTACCACCAGCTGTGACAGAACAAACATCGAGCGTGGGCAACTCGGAAAGCGACCATCAACGTGTTGTTATCACTTCTGAAGTGGTGGATGCCTTACTGGATGGTAAACCAGAGAAAGCGGATACTACAGCCATCAATCAAGTGGTCGAATCGCCTAGTGCTGAGCGAGAAAAAACAGCGACTCCGAGCTTAGTTTCAATAGATTCGGCTGATCAAACCGAAAGTCCTGCGCAGCCAGAAAAAACCATCGTGCAGTTTTCTTTCACTCGAGACGAACTAAAACGTTTTTCTCCGCGTAGCTATACTCTGCAGCTTGCAGCGGTTCGGTCACTGGAAGACGTGCAAGTTTTCCTAGATAAACACCGCTTGGCTGACAATGTGTATATCTATCCCACTGTGCGCAATGATGTCGAGTGGTTCATCATCACTTACCAAAACTATCCAACCATCCAGGTTGCTAGGGATGCAGTAGAAGCGTTGCCTGACGACTTGCAACAGTTGGATCCTTGGGCCAAATCACTTAGTCAGGTTCATCGAGAAATCGATCGAGTGAAATAA
- a CDS encoding Dam family site-specific DNA-(adenine-N6)-methyltransferase, with amino-acid sequence MKKQRAFLKWAGGKYGLVEDIQRYLPEGRKLVEPFVGAGSVFLNTDYEQYLLADINPDLINLYNLLKEKPDEYISEAKRWFVPENNRKEAYLSIRAEFNGTDDVMYRSLAFLYMNRFGFNGLCRYNKKGGFNVPFGSYKKPYFPQAELECFAQKAKKATFVCESYTDTFKRARKGSVVYCDPPYAPLSNTANFTSYAGNGFTLDDQAALADVAEKAAKERNIPVLISNHDTTLTRRLYHGAELNVVKVKRTISRNGAGRNKVDELLALFKHQDHC; translated from the coding sequence ATGAAGAAGCAGCGTGCCTTCCTTAAATGGGCAGGTGGAAAATACGGACTTGTCGAAGATATCCAGCGATACTTGCCCGAAGGCCGTAAGCTGGTTGAACCGTTCGTTGGTGCTGGCTCCGTATTTCTCAATACTGACTACGAGCAGTATCTTCTCGCTGATATTAATCCTGATCTGATTAATCTCTATAACTTACTCAAAGAAAAGCCAGACGAATATATTTCTGAGGCCAAACGATGGTTCGTACCAGAGAACAATCGCAAAGAGGCTTACTTGTCTATTCGAGCTGAGTTTAATGGCACCGATGATGTGATGTATCGTTCGTTGGCATTTCTTTACATGAACCGTTTTGGGTTTAACGGTCTTTGTCGTTATAACAAGAAGGGTGGTTTCAACGTGCCTTTCGGTTCATACAAAAAGCCATATTTTCCTCAGGCTGAGCTAGAGTGCTTCGCTCAGAAAGCCAAGAAAGCGACGTTTGTATGCGAGAGTTATACTGATACTTTCAAGCGTGCTCGTAAAGGGAGTGTCGTTTATTGTGACCCGCCATATGCGCCGCTCTCGAATACCGCCAACTTTACCTCATACGCAGGTAATGGCTTTACTTTGGATGACCAAGCTGCCTTAGCTGATGTTGCCGAAAAGGCGGCTAAAGAGCGCAATATCCCTGTGTTGATATCCAACCATGATACGACGTTGACACGCCGTCTATACCATGGAGCTGAGCTCAATGTGGTCAAGGTTAAGCGTACCATCAGTCGCAATGGTGCTGGTCGTAACAAAGTAGACGAACTGTTGGCATTGTTTAAGCATCAAGACCATTGTTAA
- the rpe gene encoding ribulose-phosphate 3-epimerase has protein sequence MKDFLIAPSILSADMARLGEDVEKVLAAGADVVHFDVMDNHYVPNLTFGAPICQALRDYGITAPIDVHLMVKPVDRIIPDFAKAGASMITFHIEASEHVDRTLQLIKEHGCKAGVVLNPATPLSHLEFIMDKIDMILLMSVNPGFGGQSFIPKTLDKLRAVRKMIDESGRDIRLEIDGGVKVENIKEIAEAGADMFVAGSAIFNQADYKEVIDQMRAELAKAE, from the coding sequence ATGAAAGATTTCCTTATCGCGCCATCGATTTTGTCTGCAGATATGGCTCGTCTAGGCGAAGACGTGGAAAAAGTACTCGCAGCCGGAGCCGATGTGGTTCATTTTGACGTAATGGATAACCACTACGTACCTAACCTGACTTTCGGTGCGCCTATTTGCCAGGCGTTGCGCGATTACGGTATTACTGCACCAATTGATGTTCACCTGATGGTGAAACCAGTCGATCGTATCATTCCAGACTTCGCCAAAGCGGGCGCATCGATGATCACTTTCCATATTGAAGCGTCTGAGCACGTAGACCGTACACTGCAATTGATCAAAGAGCATGGGTGTAAAGCCGGTGTAGTGTTAAACCCCGCGACACCGCTATCTCATCTGGAATTCATCATGGATAAGATTGATATGATCCTACTGATGTCAGTGAACCCTGGTTTTGGTGGACAGTCTTTCATTCCTAAAACGTTAGATAAGTTGCGTGCCGTGCGTAAAATGATTGATGAGTCGGGGCGCGATATTCGTCTGGAAATTGATGGCGGTGTTAAGGTCGAAAACATCAAAGAGATAGCTGAAGCCGGTGCCGATATGTTTGTGGCTGGTTCCGCGATCTTCAACCAAGCTGACTACAAAGAAGTCATCGACCAAATGCGTGCTGAATTAGCAAAGGCAGAGTAA
- a CDS encoding phosphoglycolate phosphatase has translation MSNIKLIAFDLDGTLLDSVPDLAVAADQAVQALGYPAVTEEQVRDYVGNGADVLIGRSLSRSLTVSPDLDPELHAKARVLFDDYYEQSGHKLSHLYPAVKETLAELHKLGFIMALVTNKPSKFVPDVLVKHGIDKYFVDVIGGDTFPEKKPNPLALNWLLDKHGCQPQEMLMVGDSSNDIKAAKNAGCQSFGLTYGYNHGEPISQSQPDFVADTIADLVDVVAVSA, from the coding sequence ATGAGCAATATTAAACTTATCGCGTTTGACTTGGATGGGACGTTATTGGATAGCGTGCCTGACCTAGCAGTCGCTGCCGACCAAGCCGTGCAAGCACTCGGTTACCCAGCAGTAACAGAAGAGCAGGTGCGGGATTACGTCGGTAACGGCGCTGATGTGCTTATTGGGCGTTCGCTGAGTCGCAGCCTAACAGTATCGCCCGATTTGGATCCAGAACTGCATGCCAAAGCTCGTGTTCTATTTGATGACTATTACGAGCAAAGCGGACACAAGCTCAGCCACCTTTATCCTGCGGTTAAAGAAACCTTGGCAGAGCTGCACAAATTGGGCTTTATCATGGCGCTGGTTACCAACAAACCTTCTAAGTTTGTGCCTGATGTTTTAGTTAAACACGGCATTGATAAGTATTTTGTTGATGTGATTGGTGGTGATACTTTCCCAGAAAAAAAACCCAACCCACTAGCATTGAATTGGCTGCTTGATAAGCATGGTTGTCAGCCACAAGAGATGCTGATGGTCGGTGATTCTAGCAACGACATCAAAGCGGCAAAAAATGCTGGCTGCCAATCGTTTGGTCTGACTTACGGTTACAATCATGGTGAACCCATTTCTCAGTCACAACCAGATTTTGTTGCGGACACCATCGCAGATCTAGTCGATGTGGTCGCGGTTTCCGCATAG
- the trpS gene encoding tryptophan--tRNA ligase, whose protein sequence is MSKPIVLSGVQPSGELSIGNYLGALRQWQQMQDDYDCQYCVVDLHAITVRQDPKALHEATLDALAICLAVGVDPQKSTLFVQSHVPEHAQLGWLLNCYTQMGELSRMTQFKDKSARYSKDSSSQFGDVNVGLFDYPVLMAADILLYGAHQVPVGSDQKQHLELARDIANRFNNIYSPEQPIFQVPEPYIPTVNARVMSLQDATKKMSKSDDNRKNVITLLEEPKSIIKKINKAQTDAETPPRIAHDWDSKAGISNLMGLYSAATGKSFEEIEAQYKGVEMYGPFKKEVGEAVVAMLEPIQAEYHRIREDRAYMDSVMKQGAEKASARAAETLKKAYQAVGFVTRP, encoded by the coding sequence ATGAGCAAACCCATTGTATTGAGTGGTGTTCAACCATCAGGTGAACTAAGTATCGGTAACTACTTGGGTGCTCTACGTCAATGGCAACAGATGCAAGACGATTACGATTGCCAATATTGTGTTGTAGACCTTCACGCGATCACGGTTCGGCAAGACCCGAAAGCGCTGCATGAAGCGACTCTAGACGCATTAGCAATCTGTTTAGCAGTTGGCGTTGATCCACAAAAGAGCACGCTATTTGTTCAGTCACACGTACCAGAGCATGCTCAACTTGGTTGGCTTCTTAACTGTTACACCCAAATGGGCGAGCTGAGCCGTATGACTCAGTTTAAAGATAAATCTGCGCGTTATTCGAAAGACAGCTCAAGCCAGTTTGGCGATGTCAATGTTGGCCTGTTCGACTACCCTGTGCTAATGGCAGCGGACATCCTGCTATACGGCGCACACCAAGTACCAGTGGGTAGTGACCAGAAACAGCACCTTGAGCTAGCTCGTGATATCGCTAATCGATTCAACAATATTTACTCGCCAGAACAGCCAATCTTCCAAGTACCAGAACCGTACATTCCGACTGTGAATGCACGTGTTATGAGTCTTCAGGACGCGACGAAGAAGATGTCAAAATCAGACGATAACCGTAAGAATGTCATTACCCTGCTTGAAGAGCCGAAATCGATCATCAAGAAGATCAACAAAGCTCAGACAGATGCAGAAACGCCACCACGCATTGCCCATGATTGGGACAGCAAAGCGGGCATCTCTAACCTAATGGGTCTTTACTCGGCTGCAACAGGTAAGAGCTTTGAAGAGATCGAAGCGCAATACAAAGGCGTAGAGATGTACGGTCCATTTAAGAAAGAAGTTGGCGAAGCGGTTGTGGCGATGCTGGAGCCTATCCAAGCTGAATACCACCGTATCCGTGAGGATCGCGCTTATATGGATAGCGTGATGAAGCAAGGGGCCGAGAAAGCGTCTGCTCGCGCCGCAGAAACACTGAAAAAAGCGTATCAAGCTGTCGGTTTTGTTACTCGCCCGTAG
- the trmL gene encoding tRNA (uridine(34)/cytosine(34)/5-carboxymethylaminomethyluridine(34)-2'-O)-methyltransferase TrmL, with amino-acid sequence MFDIALYEPEIAPNTGNIIRLCANCGANLHLIEPLGFDLEEKKVRRAGLDYHDLARVTRHTNYQAFVEYLERERDNYRIFACTTKTTGHHVDANFQKGDVLLFGPETRGLPAELIESMPMAQRIRIPMMPDARSLNLSNAVAIIAFEAWRQMGFEGAQ; translated from the coding sequence ATGTTCGATATCGCCCTCTATGAGCCTGAAATTGCCCCAAACACAGGTAACATCATTCGCCTATGTGCCAATTGCGGTGCCAATTTGCATCTCATCGAGCCACTAGGATTTGATCTAGAAGAGAAAAAAGTACGCCGCGCTGGCTTGGACTATCACGACCTTGCACGTGTCACTCGTCATACGAATTATCAGGCGTTTGTCGAGTATCTAGAAAGAGAGCGCGATAACTATCGCATCTTCGCTTGCACAACAAAAACCACGGGGCACCACGTTGATGCCAATTTCCAGAAAGGTGACGTACTGCTATTTGGCCCTGAAACTCGGGGGCTGCCCGCTGAATTGATTGAAAGCATGCCGATGGCGCAGCGGATCCGCATTCCTATGATGCCGGACGCTCGCAGCCTGAACTTATCTAACGCGGTCGCCATTATTGCTTTTGAAGCTTGGCGCCAGATGGGATTTGAAGGTGCACAGTAG
- a CDS encoding superoxide dismutase, whose translation MSHTFPELPYAYDSLEPYIDAKTMEVHYSKHHRTYFDKFVTAVKGTELENASLKDIFANISKYSPAVRNNGGGYYNHILYWNCMAPDAGGEPTGELAKQINATFGNFEQFKSLFSDAAINTFGSGFAWLVVKDGKLHIASTSNQDNPLMDVASVQGEPILALDVWEHAYYISYQNRRPEYIDAWWNVVNWDAVSENYAIALAQNA comes from the coding sequence ATGTCTCATACTTTCCCAGAGTTGCCTTACGCTTACGACTCACTAGAACCTTATATTGATGCCAAAACCATGGAAGTCCATTACAGTAAGCATCACCGCACTTACTTTGATAAGTTTGTAACAGCGGTCAAAGGGACTGAACTGGAAAATGCCTCACTGAAAGATATCTTTGCCAACATCTCCAAATATTCTCCCGCCGTCCGTAACAATGGCGGTGGTTACTACAACCATATCCTTTACTGGAATTGTATGGCCCCTGATGCCGGTGGCGAGCCGACTGGTGAGTTAGCTAAACAAATCAACGCCACCTTTGGAAACTTCGAACAGTTTAAATCTCTGTTCTCTGATGCAGCGATCAATACATTTGGTTCTGGTTTTGCCTGGCTAGTTGTGAAAGACGGCAAGCTACACATTGCATCCACCAGCAATCAGGACAACCCTTTAATGGATGTTGCGAGCGTTCAAGGTGAGCCTATTTTGGCGCTGGATGTATGGGAACACGCTTACTACATTAGCTATCAAAACCGTCGACCTGAATACATTGACGCTTGGTGGAATGTAGTGAACTGGGATGCTGTCAGTGAAAACTATGCCATTGCGTTAGCTCAAAACGCTTAA